From a single Nicotiana tabacum cultivar K326 chromosome 8, ASM71507v2, whole genome shotgun sequence genomic region:
- the LOC142162969 gene encoding uncharacterized protein LOC142162969 gives MTDLEDHVNYYVTAVKGNDLAKEQVSSILLKMFGETLTGGALTWHSQLLACSTETFKEMTDKFEMAHARAKKAEARVNDIFAIKQSPEERLRDFLARFNRVRMALPNESEGMVVAAFQNRLNKYEIIYALEKLSPKVKWPQKMRFNPNTRKSNALCKFHQERGHKIEDYIALRQEVVNMIHQGHLKELLSDRGKVDFARGCEQHQGTPKPPSPTHTIQMIIGGGDDMSINCVKFTMTHKLKWSITHERYDELEESIIFDKSDTHNLVFPHYDALVITLRLLDIDVRRIMVDDGT, from the exons ATGACCGACCTTGAAGATCATGTGAATTACTATGTCACTGCAGTAAAGGGCAACGacctcgccaaagaacaagtatcctccatCCTGTTGAAAATGTTTGGTGAAACCCTTACCGGAGGTGCATTAACTTGGCATTCACAGCTGCTCGCGTGCTCCACTGAAACCTTCAAAGAGATGACCGACAAATTTGAAATGGCCCATGCCAGAGCTAAAAAGGCGGAGGCAAGAGTGAACGATATATTTGCCATTAAACAATCACCCGAAGAGAGACTGAGGGACTTCCTAGCTCGATTCAATCGTGTAAGGATGGCCTTACCAAATGAATCAGAAGGCATGGTTGTAGCAGCTTTCCAAAATAGGCTGAACAAATACG AGATAATCTACGCGTTGGAGAAACTCAGCCCAAAAGtgaagtggccacaaaagatgaggttCAACCCAAACACCAGAAAGTCAAACGCCCTCTGCAAATTCCACCAGGAACGAGGTCATAAAATCGAGGACTACATCGCTCTAAGGCAGGAGGTCGTAAACATGATTCACCAAGGGCACTTGAAAGAGCTGCTAAGCGATCGAGGAAAGGTTGACTTTGCCCGAGGATGTGAACAACACCAGGGGACACCAAAACCACCTTCACCAACTCATACCATCCAAATGATCATCGGAGGCGGCGATGACATGTCAATCAACTGCGTAAAGTTCACCATGACCCACAAACTCAAATGGTCGATCACTCATGAACGGTatgacgaactcgaagaaagtatcatctttgaTAAGTCGGATACCCACAATTtggttttccctcactatgatgccctCGTTATCACTTTACGATTATTAGATATAGATGTAAGACGCATTATGGTGGACGATGGGACATGA